AAAAAGGGGTCTATGTGGATGAGATTACCTGCATCGGCTGTAAGCACTGTGCCCACGTTGCCCGCAACACCTTCTACATCGAGCCGGACTATGGCCGAGCACGGGCAATTCGCCAAGACGGAGATGCTGAAGAGGTCATTCAAGAAGCGATCGATACGTGCCCCGTCAACTGCATCCAGTGGGTGGACTATACTGCCCTCCGCCGTTTAGAAGAGGAACGTAAGTATCAGGTAATTCCCCTGCCCGGAGGCGTGACTGATCGCACCCCACTACGCCCGCAGGGCAAAAAGAAAAAGCCGAAGCCCTCGTCGTAATGATTGAGTAAACCGTTCTGTGTCTAGCTTCTCTTCATCATGTCCCGATCTCGATCTGCACCGTCTACCTCCAAGTCCGCCCACGAACCGGCAATTGACCTCACTGAACCGAAGTACTACCTCAGCCGCGAACTGAGCTGGATTGAATTTAATCGGCGGGTATTGCATGAAGCACTGGACGATCGCACCCCCCTTTTAGAACGACTAAAGTTCACCGCCATTTTTAGCAACAACCTCGACGAATTTTTCATGGTGCGTGTCGCGGGATTGAAGCGGCAAGTGGAAGCGAATGTCAGCAAACTTACGCCCGATGGCCTCACCCCCCAACAGCATCTCGACGCAATTAATCAACACCTTGGCCCCATCGTTCAAGAACAGCATCACCACTTCAATCAGATTCTTAAGCCCCTGTTAGCGCTTCATGGCATTTATCTTCTGGACTATGTCGATCTCAACCCAGAGCAGCAAACCTACCTGCAATCCTATTTCAAAGAGCAAATTTTTCCAGTATTGACACCGCTAGCCGTTGACCCCGGCCATCCGTTCCCCTACATTTCTAATCTCAGCCTGAACCTGGCTGTCGTTCTGAAAGACGAAGAAAAAGATGCGGAACTGTTCGCCCGCGTCAAAGTTCCTAAAAAGGTCTTACCCCGCTTTATCCCGCTACCTGCCGATCTGTGGCACCCCATCCCAGACCAAGAGCATCCGGTCGTTTGGGCGGGTGTGCTGTCTGAGCAAGCGATCGCCCACAACCTAGAATTTCTGTTCCCAGGGATGAAGATCCAGGAATACCATCCCTTTCGGATCACCCGCGATGCCGACTTAACGGTTGCGGAAGATGAAGCCGATGACCTGATGCTGGCGATCGAACAAGAGCTACAAAAGCGACGA
The window above is part of the Synechococcales cyanobacterium T60_A2020_003 genome. Proteins encoded here:
- a CDS encoding ferredoxin, coding for MTDTLYPESTGDRASRQTGFEPELGGQWRNAPERSGFEPELGGRDRQKGVYVDEITCIGCKHCAHVARNTFYIEPDYGRARAIRQDGDAEEVIQEAIDTCPVNCIQWVDYTALRRLEEERKYQVIPLPGGVTDRTPLRPQGKKKKPKPSS